The following are from one region of the Canis lupus baileyi chromosome 25, mCanLup2.hap1, whole genome shotgun sequence genome:
- the CCDC184 gene encoding coiled-coil domain-containing protein 184 isoform X1 — translation MEDGPLEIMTKDGGDMPAPLEVSTVPAVGDVISAEYNGGMKELMEHLKAQLQALFEDVRAMRGALDEQASHIQVLSDDVCANQRAIVSMCQIMTTAPRQGGLGVVGGKGSFPGAPREPETPSPAIGDSGLLGRDPEDQDDDEEEEKETPGSATPTSHCERPESPCAGLLGGDGPLVEPLDPPDITLLQLEGEASL, via the coding sequence ATGGAGGACGGTCCGCTGGAGATCATGACCAAGGACGGCGGCGACATGCCGGCACCTCTGGAGGTGTCCACCGTGCCGGCCGTGGGGGACGTGATCTCCGCGGAGTACAACGGCGGCATGAAGGAACTGATGGAGCACCTGAAGGCCCAGCTGCAGGCCCTGTTCGAGGACGTGAGGGCCATGCGGGGGGCCCTGGACGAGCAGGCCTCGCACATCCAGGTGCTCTCGGACGACGTGTGCGCCAACCAGCGGGCCATCGTCTCCATGTGCCAGATCATGACCACGGCGCCCCGCCAGGGCGGCCTGGGCGTGGTCGGCGGCAAGGGGAGCTTCCCGGGCGCCCCGCGAGAGCCGGAGACCCCTTCGCCTGCGATCGGGGACAGCGGTTTGCTGGGTCGCGATCCCGAGGACCAGGACGACgatgaagaagaggagaaggagacgCCCGGCTCCGCCACACCCACTAGTCACTGTGAGCGCCCCGAGAGCCCCTGTGCCGGTCTCCTTGGGGGGGACGGGCCACTTGTGGAGCCCCTCGACCCGCCCGACATTACCCTGCTGCAGCTGGAGGGCGAGGCCTCTCTGTGA
- the CCDC184 gene encoding coiled-coil domain-containing protein 184 isoform X2: MEDGPLEIMTKDGGDMPAPLEVSTVPAVGDVISAEYNGGMKELMEHLKAQLQALFEDVRAMRGALDEQASHIQVLSDDVCANQRAIVSMCQIMTTAPRQGGLGVVGGKGSFPGAPREPETPSPAIGDSGLLGRDPEDQDDDEEEEKETPGSATPTSH; this comes from the exons ATGGAGGACGGTCCGCTGGAGATCATGACCAAGGACGGCGGCGACATGCCGGCACCTCTGGAGGTGTCCACCGTGCCGGCCGTGGGGGACGTGATCTCCGCGGAGTACAACGGCGGCATGAAGGAACTGATGGAGCACCTGAAGGCCCAGCTGCAGGCCCTGTTCGAGGACGTGAGGGCCATGCGGGGGGCCCTGGACGAGCAGGCCTCGCACATCCAGGTGCTCTCGGACGACGTGTGCGCCAACCAGCGGGCCATCGTCTCCATGTGCCAGATCATGACCACGGCGCCCCGCCAGGGCGGCCTGGGCGTGGTCGGCGGCAAGGGGAGCTTCCCGGGCGCCCCGCGAGAGCCGGAGACCCCTTCGCCTGCGATCGGGGACAGCGGTTTGCTGGGTCGCGATCCCGAGGACCAGGACGACgatgaagaagaggagaaggagacgCCCGGCTCCGCCACACCCACTAGTCACT AG